In one window of Phoenix dactylifera cultivar Barhee BC4 unplaced genomic scaffold, palm_55x_up_171113_PBpolish2nd_filt_p 000352F, whole genome shotgun sequence DNA:
- the LOC120105737 gene encoding protein EXORDIUM-like 3 → MRPARAGDPPMSSPVVVVVVLLLFLTPAAVVVAWRPWPQTVLNTTITSGKDGGVAMGLGASKKYEGSSEFVHLRYHMGPVLTANITVHPIWYGDWTRAQKHILRAFLHSISPPDPAAVSTPSVAAWWRTVQLYTDQTGDNVSRTVILGAEKNDRRYSHGKSLTRLSIQSVIRAAVTARTRPLPVNPRGGLYLLLTSADVAVQDFCGQVCGFHYFTFPSIVGYTLPYAWVGNSAAKCPGICAYPFAVPEYIPGARSAGRPPNGDVGVDGMVSVVAHELAEMASNPLVNAWYAGGDPSFPTEIADLCEGIYGTGGGGAYTGQLLVDGRSGAAYNVNGVGGRKFLVQWIWNPNLNYCSGPNALDQ, encoded by the coding sequence ATGCGCCCCGCACGTGCCGGGGATCCGCCGATGAGCTCAccggtcgtcgtcgtcgtcgtcctccttctcttcctcacgCCGGCGGCGGTTGTGGTGGCGTGGCGGCCGTGGCCGCAAACCGTCCTAAACACGACCATCACCAGCGGAAAAGATGGCGGCGTCGCGATGGGCCTCGGGGCCTCCAAGAAGTACGAGGGGTCGTCGGAGTTCGTCCACCTCCGCTACCACATGGGCCCTGTCCTCACCGCCAACATCACCGTCCACCCTATCTGGTACGGCGACTGGACCCGCGCCCAGAAGCATATCCTCCGCGCCTTCCTCCACTCCATCTCCCCGCCCGACCCCGCCGCCGTCTCCACCCCCTCCGTCGCCGCCTGGTGGCGCACTGTCCAGCTCTACACCGACCAGACCGGCGACAACGTCTCCCGCACCGTCATCCTCGGCGCTGAGAAGAACGACCGCCGCTACTCCCATGGGAAATCCCTCACCCGCCTCTCCATCCAGTCCGTCATCCGCGCCGCCGTCACCGCCCGCACCCGCCCTCTCCCCGTCAACCCCCGCGGCGGCCTCTACCTCCTCCTCACCTCCGCCGATGTCGCCGTGCAGGACTTCTGCGGCCAGGTCTGCGGCTTCCACTACTTCACCTTCCCGTCCATCGTCGGCTACACCCTCCCCTACGCGTGGGTCGGCAACTCCGCCGCGAAATGCCCGGGGATCTGCGCGTACCCCTTCGCTGTGCCAGAGTACATCCCCGGGGCTCGCTCGGCGGGGCGGCCGCCGAATGGGGACGTGGGGGTTGACGGGATGGTGAGCGTGGTGGCGCACGAACTGGCGGAGATGGCGTCGAACCCGCTAGTGAACGCCTGGTACGCCGGCGGCGACCCCAGCTTCCCGACGGAGATCGCCGACCTCTGCGAGGGGATCTACGGCACCGGCGGCGGCGGGGCGTACACCGGCCAGCTGCTGGTGGACGGCCGTAGCGGCGCGGCGTACAACGTCAACGGCGTAGGCGGCCGTAAGTTCTTGGTGCAATGGATCTGGAACCCCAACCTCAACTACTGCTCCGGCCCCAATGCCCTCGACCAATGA
- the LOC103717392 gene encoding formyltetrahydrofolate deformylase 1, mitochondrial, whose amino-acid sequence MVDPDKAPSLPHGVSPPLSHAQEKRSEGTEPDLDPMTLLRRTAYSSSASSSILQIAGTFFRAPHSSTAAVAGSTYGVHVFQCPDTVGIVAKLSECIASHGGNIHSVDVFVPEDRRVFYSRSEFVFDPARWPRVLMDNDFSNLSKFFNAKISIVRVPDLEPKHKIGVLASKQEHCLVDLLHEWQDGRLPVDIKCVISNHERAPNTHVIRFLERHGIPYHCLPTSPGNKREDEILNLVKDTDFLVLARYMQILSGRFLDSYGKDIINIHHGLLPSFRGGNPSKQAYDAGVKLIGATSHFVTEGLDAGPIIEQMVERVSHRDNLRSFVQKSENLEKQCLGKAIKSYCELRVLPYELKKTVVF is encoded by the exons ATGGTAGATCCCGACAAAGCCCCTTCGCTACCTCATGGcgtctccccccctctctctcacgCGCAAGAAAAGAGATCGGAAGGAACAGAGCCAGACCTTGACCCCATGACTCTCCTCCGACGCACCGCctactcctcctccgcctcctcctcgaTCCTCCAGATCGCCGGAACCTTCTTCCGTGCCCCCCATTCCTCCACCGCCGCCGTCGCCGGCAGCACTTATGGAGTTCACGTCTTTCAATGCCCT GACACGGTGGGCATCGTCGCCAAGCTGTCGGAGTGCATCGCCTCGCATGGTGGGAACATCCACAGCGTCGATGTCTTCGTTCCCGAAGACAGGCGCGTCTTCTACTCCCGAAG TGAATTCGTATTTGATCCTGCACGTTGGCCGAGGGTTCTGATGGACAATGATTTCTCAAATTTGTCAAAGTTTTTCAATGCTAAAATATCTATTGTACGAGTTCCAGATCTAGAACCAAAACATAAGATTGGAGTTCTTGCTTCAAAGCAG GAACATTGTTTGGTGGACTTACTACATGAATGGCAGGATGGTAGACTGCCAGTGGATATCAAATGTGTCATAAG CAACCATGAGAGAGCTCCCAATACTCATGTTATACGGTTTCTTGAAAGACACGGGATTCCTTATCATTGCTTACCGACTTCTCCAGGAAATAAAAGAGAAGACGAGATATTGAACTTGGTTAAAGATACtgattttcttgtacttgctagATATATGCAG ATTTTGTCTGGTAGATTTTTGGATAGCTATGGGAAGGATATAATCAACATTCATCATGGTCTTCTTCCATCTTTCAGGGGCGGGAATCCTTCCAAACAG GCTTATGATGCAGGGGTGAAATTGATTGGTGCAACAAGTCATTTTGTAACTGAAGGACTTGATGCAGGTCCAATTATTGAACAAATG GTTGAGAGAGTTTCTCATAGAGATAATCTACGAAGTTTTGTACAGAAGTCAGAGAACCTAGAAAAGCAATGTCTGGGAAAGGCAATAAAATCATATTGTGAACTTCGGGTCCTGCCATATGAGTTGAAGAAGACCGTTGTGTTCTGA
- the LOC120105738 gene encoding leucine-rich repeat receptor-like protein kinase TDR: MTSATFPFLLLVLLLLLAVAAAGAPIPLLALLSLKSSLVDPLSSLQDWSYHSDTAAGPPPWCSWSGVTCSAAGEVTALDLSCRNLSGTISPEVRLLYPSLVHLNLSGNAFRGPLPPAIFDLRRLQTLDLSHNDFNSSFPAAVAGLRRLTYLDAYSNSFTGRVPHGLSKLRLLEHLNLGGSFFEGGIPTGLGSLPRLRFLHLAGNLLTGWLPLQLGSLSQLEHLEIGYNSYEGGLPPELGGFPELQYLDISSANLSGDIPPELGNLTRLESLFLFKNRFSGRIPGSFSGMGALKVLDLSDNRLSGGVPPGLSSLANLTLLSLMNNALDGQIPPGIGELPNLEALLLWNNSLTGALPQKLGSGGRLERLDVSSNSFSGPIPSGLCSGNRLVRLILFANRFDSEIPPALANCSSLWRIRIEGNRLSGPIPTGFGSLPNLTYMDLSSNNLSGGIPPDLGTAPRLEFLNVSGNPLRRSLPEAIWSAPRLQILSASYCDLYGEIPNFEDGCRNLYKMEMEANDLRGEIPTDVGRCSKLVSLKLGRNRLTGTIPAELAALPSITDVDLSWNGLTGPIPPAFDNCSTLESFNVSFNHLAGEVPSSGAVLRNLHPSAYAGNAGLCGGPVGRPCAAGGGVSTAAGEREDAPPARGSAGTAIVWIAAGAVGAGLVVLILGTRWSRARKEEGLGPRVPGPWRLTAFQRLNFTAEDVADCVAGSDRIIGVGSMGTVYRAEMPGGEVIAVKKLWGPQKEAGRTIRKKGGVAAAEVEVLGSVRHRNIVRLLGYCTNRETTLLLYEYMPNGSLEDLLHRRGGAAAGKGGGMAADWETRYRIAVGIAQGICYLHHDCEPVIVHRDLKPSNILLDAEMEARVADFGVAKLIQTANQTMSVIAGSYGYIAPEYAYTLQVDARSDVYSYGVVLMEMVTGRRSVEAEYGEGNSIVEWVRARVVRGEGGGAWEVLDPAAVAGCKEVREEMMLVLRLALLCTSKKPADRPTMRDVLSMLREATPNRKAAAVVGKQQGGGGGGGGSPAALVQKPVADASRKF, from the exons ATGACCTCCGCCAccttccccttcctcctcctcgtcctcctcctcctcctcgccgtCGCCGCTGCTGGCGCCCCCATTCCACTCCTCGCCCTTCTCTCTCTTAAGTCCTCTCTCGTCGACCCACTGTCCTCGCTCCAAGACTGGTCCTACCACTCGGACACGGCCGCCGGCCCGCCTCCCTGGTGCTCCTGGAGCGGCGTCACGTGCTCCGCCGCCGGAGAGGTCACCGCTCTCGACCTCTCTTGCCGGAACCTCTCCGGCACCATCTCCCCTGAGGTCCGCCTCCTCTACCCTTCCCTCGTCCACCTGAACCTCAGCGGCAACGCCTTCCGCGGCCCCCTCCCGCCTGCCATCTTCGATCTCCGCCGCCTCCAAACTCTCGACCTCAGCCACAATGACTTCAACTCCTCCTTCCCCGCTGCCGTCGCCGGCCTCCGCCGGCTCACGTACCTCGACGCCTACAGCAATAGCTTCACCGGCCGGGTTCCTCACGGCCTCTCCAAGCTCCGGCTCTTGGAGCACCTCAACCTCGGGGGGAGCTTCTTCGAGGGCGGCATTCCCACCGGGCTCGGCAGCTTACCGCGGCTAAGATTTCTCCACCTCGCCGGAAATCTGCTCACCGGGTGGTTGCCGCTCCAGCTAGGCTCGCTCTCCCAGCTCGAGCATCTGGAGATCGGTTACAATTCGTATGAAGGCGGCCTTCCGCCGGAGCTCGGGGGGTTTCCGGAGCTCCAATACCTGGACATCTCGTCGGCGAATCTCTCCGGCGATATCCCGCCGGAGCTCGGTAACCTCACACGGCTGGAATCGCTGTTCCTCTTCAAGAATCGGTTTTCCGGCCGGATTCCAGGGAGCTTTTCCGGCATGGGAGCTCTGAAGGTGCTCGACCTCTCGGATAACCGCCTCTCCGGGGGCGTTCCGCCCGGGCTTTCCTCGTTGGCCAATCTCACCCTCCTCAGCCTCATGAACAACGCGCTCGACGGCCAGATCCCGCCGGGTATTGGCGAGCTCCCGAATCTCGAGGCGCTCCTTCTCTGGAACAACTCCCTCACCGGCGCGCTCCCCCAGAAGCTTGGATCCGGCGGGCGGCTGGAGAGGCTGGACGTGTCCTCCAACTCCTTCTCCGGCCCTATCCCGTCCGGACTCTGCTCCGGGAACCGTCTCGTTCGGCTCATCCTCTTCGCGAACCGGTTCGACTCCGAGATCCCGCCCGCTTTGGCTAATTGCTCCTCTCTCTGGCGGATCCGGATCGAGGGGAATCGGCTATCCGGTCCGATCCCTACCGGGTTCGGCTCGCTGCCGAACCTCACCTACATGGACCTTAGTAGCAATAATTTGTCGGGAGGGATTCCACCGGATCTGGGCACCGCCCCGAGGCTCGAATTCTTGAATGTTTCCGGCAACCCCCTCCGGCGGTCGCTGCCGGAGGCGATCTGGAGCGCGCCGAGGCTCCAGATCTTGTCGGCGAGCTACTGTGATTTGTACGGCGAGATTCCCAATTTCGAGGACGGGTGTAGAAATCTCTACAAGATGGAGATGGAGGCCAACGATTTGCGCGGAGAAATCCCCACCGACGTCGGCCGGTGCTCGAAGCTTGTGAGCCTTAAGCTCGGCCGGAATCGGCTCACCGGGACGATTCCGGCGGAGCTCGCCGCGCTTCCGTCAATCACCGACGTGGATCTCTCGTGGAACGGGTTAACCGGCCCGATCCCTCCAGCGTTCGACAACTGCAGCACTTTGGAGAGCTTCAACGTGTCGTTCAACCACCTCGCGGGTGAGGTCCCCTCTTCCGGCGCCGTGCTTCGTAACCTCCACCCCTCCGCCTACGCCGGGAACGCCGGCCTCTGCGGCGGGCCGGTAGGGCGACCGTGCGCGGCGGGAGGCGGCGTCTCCACCGCGGCCGGGGAGCGGGAGGATGCCCCGCCGGCGCGAGGTTCGGCGGGGACAGCGATCGTGTGGATCGCCGCCGGCGCGGTGGGGGCGGGGCTGGTGGTGCTGATCCTCGGGACGCGGTGGTCCCGTGCGCGGAAGGAGGAGGGGTTGGGCCCGCGGGTGCCGGGGCCGTGGCGGTTAACGGCATTCCAGCGGCTTAACTTCACGGCGGAGGACGTGGCCGACTGCGTGGCCGGGAGCGATCGGATCATCGGAGTGGGGTCTATGGGGACGGTGTACCGCGCCGAGATGCCAGGTGGCGAGGTCATAGCGGTTAAGAAACTGTGGGGACCACAAAAAGAAGCAGGGAGGACGATAAGAAAGAAGGGCGGTGtggcggcggcggaggtggAGGTGCTGGGCTCCGTCCGGCACCGGAACATCGTCCGGCTACTCGGCTACTGTACCAACCGGGAGACAACTCTACTGCTCTACGAGTACATGCCGAACGGGAGCCTGGAGGACCTCCTTCACCGGCGGGGTGGCGCCGCCGCCGGAAAGGGCGGCGGGATGGCGGCGGATTGGGAGACGAGATACCGGATCGCGGTGGGGATCGCACAGGGGATCTGCTATCTCCACCACGACTGTGAGCCGGTGATCGTGCACCGTGACCTCAAGCCCAGCAACATATTGCTGGACGCCGAGATGGAGGCGCGGGTGGCGGACTTCGGCGTGGCCAAGCTCATCCAGACTGCCAACCAGACCATGTCCGTCATCGCCGGCTCCTACGGATACATCGCCCCCG AGTATGCATACACGCTGCAGGTGGATGCGAGGAGTGATGTATATAGCTACGGAGTGGTGCTGATGGAGATGGTGACGGGGAGGAGATCAGTGGAGGCGGAGTACGGCGAGGGAAACAGCATTGTGGAGTGGGTGAGGGCAAGGGTGGTgagaggggaaggaggaggggcgtgggaGGTGCTGGACCCGGCGGCGGTGGCCGGGTGCAAGGaggtgagggaggagatgatgcTGGTGCTCCGGCTGGCGCTGCTTTGTACTAGCAAGAAACCGGCGGACCGGCCCACGATGAGGGATGTGCTGTCCATGCTACGAGAGGCGACGCCTAACCGAAAGGCGGCGGCGGTGGTTGGCAAGCAacaggggggcggcggcggaggcggcggttCCCCGGCTGCATTGGTGCAGAAGCCTGTGGCTGATGCTTCACGTAAATTTTAG